A DNA window from Clavibacter sepedonicus contains the following coding sequences:
- a CDS encoding RHS repeat-associated core domain-containing protein — translation MIATSAVMITGLGAMPASAETAAGLVQFEDQTQDPAVINKQMQDEAQKAAKAAVWTPGTIPAEPADADKPAPELPQWKVPNPDRKLGQAVSTQRVPAGTPVGAPGLGALPYMSFEDISLSDDTVARVNLANGNLLLTANDGTSSAAGIGVRADRYYNGLSSSAGALGGGWSSVMSNVDFGLSVNSGETEATFVGPTGFSAKYTKNSAGAWVAPAGFNASLSKGQFTWKLKYNKSGEAYDFDVTTKQLTYHTDRNGIGLTNDWTTSATTYTVKDTSGRFTRVNHTTGSDPKITSIVDSANRTTTYTRNGSGQLTKIDKPGGAVTTMTYDTTGRLATMTVPSAPGTTTITFGYSTAHKVTKITQKSTSPTYGNKADVVTNFAYNSGNTVVTNPNGKASTYAYDNQGRVTSTKDPLNRTRSQSWTANSDVQTSTDALGSGSTPGNETKNSYDGLNNATKTELPTGAAASAVYSAGAGCASSGGDTFQVKCSTDASGNTASYDYDTAGNPTKKKDTTAGGTGAVEFERVYDNWDSTICGGAPGQVCSAKDGNGNITRYAYDGMYNLAKVTPPAPQGATTYTYDALSRVTSVTDPRGKVTKYAYDVRDRQTLITFANGSTLAKTYYPNGLVQYDSDSFAGTKQFEYDTLGRTTSQIGALAGLNQKYTYDAAGNILTFEDTSGITTNTYNAANELTSQREPGGVCPTSGNPAANSGCTLFEYNGNGVETRRVFPAGAQMVTTLDKAGRTTQVQAKNAAGGVTADVAYSFAKDGVDTLDIQTRTSGKEEGIPAGAVTAYQYDSQSRLTVAEEKAGGNTNAMWAYAYDAAGNRTSQNRSGNTGGTQDTSIDYGYNAANQLTSTSADTTQWVYDAAGNQVKNGMTGVVATYGDRGQVQSIGATNFAAFGEGNTDTQSATGGRSFSNSILGLSRQTNTSASLVQNYSRTPSGEAVGFRISSSHYYVTDLLGSVIGMFSGAGIWEGGYSYTPYGEERATSSNSAVALNSLRYIGGYQESTNLYKMGARYYDASLGRFTQMDPSGQEPQPYAYAACNPVGNIDPSGLSCAGAVAGFISAAGLLLITAGFALTTPVGAIATAITAGGLLLEGAGVWATWQEVKEECDL, via the coding sequence ATGATCGCGACGAGCGCCGTCATGATCACGGGGCTCGGCGCCATGCCGGCCTCCGCCGAGACGGCCGCGGGGCTGGTGCAGTTCGAGGACCAGACGCAGGACCCTGCGGTGATCAACAAGCAGATGCAGGACGAGGCCCAGAAGGCCGCGAAGGCCGCCGTCTGGACGCCGGGCACGATCCCGGCCGAGCCCGCCGACGCCGACAAGCCGGCCCCGGAGCTGCCCCAGTGGAAGGTCCCGAATCCGGACCGCAAGCTGGGACAGGCCGTGTCCACCCAGCGCGTCCCCGCCGGTACGCCGGTCGGCGCACCGGGCCTCGGCGCGCTGCCTTACATGTCCTTCGAGGACATCTCGCTCTCCGACGACACCGTCGCCCGCGTGAACCTCGCGAACGGCAACCTGCTGCTCACCGCGAACGACGGCACCAGCTCCGCCGCCGGCATCGGCGTCCGCGCCGACCGCTACTACAACGGCCTCTCGAGCTCCGCGGGCGCCCTCGGCGGCGGCTGGTCCTCCGTCATGAGCAACGTCGACTTCGGCCTGTCCGTGAACAGCGGCGAGACCGAGGCGACGTTCGTCGGACCGACCGGCTTCTCCGCGAAGTACACCAAGAACAGCGCCGGCGCGTGGGTCGCTCCCGCGGGCTTCAACGCGTCCCTGAGCAAGGGCCAGTTCACCTGGAAGCTCAAGTACAACAAGAGCGGGGAGGCGTACGACTTCGACGTCACCACGAAGCAGCTGACCTACCACACCGACCGCAACGGCATCGGCCTCACCAACGACTGGACCACGTCCGCCACGACCTACACGGTCAAGGACACCTCCGGCCGCTTCACGCGCGTGAACCACACCACTGGATCCGACCCGAAGATCACCTCGATCGTCGACTCGGCCAACCGCACCACCACGTACACGCGGAACGGGTCCGGGCAGCTGACGAAGATCGACAAGCCCGGCGGCGCCGTCACGACGATGACGTACGACACGACGGGTCGCCTCGCGACGATGACCGTCCCGTCCGCCCCCGGCACGACGACGATCACGTTCGGCTACAGCACCGCGCACAAGGTCACCAAGATCACGCAGAAGTCCACGTCCCCGACCTACGGGAACAAGGCCGACGTCGTGACGAACTTCGCCTACAACAGCGGCAACACCGTCGTCACCAACCCGAACGGGAAGGCATCGACCTACGCGTACGACAACCAGGGCCGCGTCACCTCGACCAAGGATCCGCTGAACCGCACCCGCTCGCAGAGCTGGACCGCGAACAGCGACGTCCAGACCTCGACCGATGCACTCGGCTCCGGCAGCACGCCCGGAAACGAGACCAAGAACTCCTACGACGGCCTGAACAACGCCACGAAGACCGAGCTGCCCACCGGCGCCGCGGCCTCCGCGGTGTACTCGGCCGGTGCCGGTTGCGCTTCGAGCGGCGGCGACACCTTCCAGGTGAAGTGCTCCACCGACGCCAGCGGCAACACCGCCAGCTACGACTACGACACCGCTGGCAACCCCACCAAGAAGAAGGACACCACCGCTGGTGGCACCGGCGCGGTCGAGTTCGAGCGCGTCTACGACAACTGGGACTCCACCATCTGCGGTGGCGCTCCGGGCCAGGTCTGCTCCGCCAAGGACGGCAACGGGAACATCACCCGCTACGCCTATGACGGCATGTACAACCTCGCCAAGGTCACGCCGCCCGCCCCGCAGGGCGCGACGACGTACACGTACGACGCGCTCTCCCGTGTCACGAGCGTCACCGACCCGCGCGGCAAGGTCACGAAGTACGCCTACGACGTCCGCGACCGCCAGACGCTGATCACGTTCGCCAACGGCAGCACGCTCGCGAAGACGTACTACCCGAACGGGCTCGTCCAGTACGACTCCGACAGCTTCGCCGGGACCAAGCAGTTCGAGTACGACACCCTGGGCCGCACCACCAGCCAGATCGGTGCTCTCGCCGGGCTGAACCAGAAGTACACGTACGACGCGGCCGGCAACATCCTCACTTTCGAGGACACCAGCGGCATCACGACCAACACCTACAACGCCGCCAACGAGCTCACCAGCCAGCGCGAGCCCGGCGGTGTCTGCCCCACCAGCGGCAACCCCGCCGCGAACAGCGGATGCACGCTGTTCGAGTACAACGGCAATGGCGTGGAGACCCGTCGCGTCTTCCCCGCCGGCGCGCAGATGGTGACCACCCTCGACAAGGCAGGTCGCACCACCCAGGTGCAGGCCAAGAACGCCGCCGGCGGCGTGACCGCCGACGTCGCGTATTCGTTTGCAAAGGATGGCGTGGACACGCTTGACATTCAGACCCGCACCAGCGGCAAGGAAGAGGGCATCCCGGCCGGCGCGGTCACCGCGTACCAGTACGACTCGCAGAGCCGCCTCACGGTCGCCGAGGAGAAGGCCGGCGGCAACACCAACGCGATGTGGGCGTACGCCTACGACGCCGCGGGCAACCGCACGTCGCAGAACCGCTCCGGCAACACCGGCGGCACGCAGGACACCTCGATCGACTACGGCTACAACGCGGCGAACCAGCTCACCAGCACCAGCGCCGACACCACCCAGTGGGTCTACGACGCCGCCGGCAACCAGGTCAAGAACGGCATGACGGGTGTCGTCGCGACCTACGGCGACCGCGGACAGGTCCAGAGCATCGGAGCGACGAACTTCGCCGCCTTCGGCGAGGGAAACACCGACACCCAGAGCGCCACGGGTGGCCGATCCTTCTCCAACTCGATCCTCGGGCTCTCGCGGCAGACCAACACGTCCGCCAGCCTCGTGCAGAACTACAGCCGCACGCCTTCAGGCGAGGCGGTCGGATTCCGGATCTCGTCCAGCCACTACTACGTCACCGACCTCCTCGGCTCCGTCATCGGCATGTTCTCCGGTGCAGGCATCTGGGAGGGCGGCTACTCCTACACTCCGTACGGCGAGGAGCGCGCGACGTCAAGCAACAGCGCGGTCGCGCTGAACTCGCTGCGCTACATCGGCGGCTACCAGGAGTCGACCAATCTCTACAAGATGGGCGCACGCTACTATGACGCCTCGCTGGGCCGCTTCACGCAGATGGACCCGTCCGGCCAGGAACCTCAGCCGTACGCATACGCTGCATGCAACCCCGTTGGTAACATCGATCCGAGCGGCCTCAGCTGCGCCGGAGCAGTCGCCGGCTTCATCTCGGCCGCAGGTCTGCTACTGATAACAGCAGGCTTTGCGCTTACCACTCCCGTCGGTGCTATCGCCACGGCCATCACCGCCGGTGGCCTCCTTCTCGAAGGGGCTGGCGTGTGGGCTACCTGGCAGGAAGTCAAGGAAGAGTGTGATCTATGA
- a CDS encoding IS481-like element IS1121 family transposase, translating to MSHGNARLTVHGRVLLVRRVVEDRRPVAHVARELGVSRQCAHRWVNRFRAEGLRGLTDRSSRPRSVPRRTSPERERAVLEARAQLRAGPARLAPVTGVPSRTISRILRRHGAPPLAWLDPVTGAVIRASRSTAHRYEHEHPGDLIHVDVKKLGRIPDGGGWRVHGRSEQVRGRGIGFDYVHAAVDDHTRLAYAEIHPDEKGATAAGFLTRAAAYFAGRGITRIERVITDNAFAYRHSTAFKNAVQDLGARQKFIRPHCPWQNGKVERFNRTLATEWAYRQPFTSNQHRADALDPFIEHYNTERIHSSHGLTPAARVSPTS from the coding sequence ATGTCCCACGGTAATGCTCGTCTGACGGTTCACGGGAGGGTTCTCCTCGTGCGGCGGGTGGTGGAGGATCGTCGGCCGGTCGCGCACGTCGCGCGGGAGCTGGGGGTGTCGCGGCAGTGCGCGCATCGATGGGTGAACCGGTTCCGTGCCGAGGGGCTGCGAGGGCTGACGGATCGGTCATCGCGGCCCCGGTCAGTACCGAGGCGAACGAGCCCGGAGCGGGAACGGGCCGTGCTGGAAGCGCGGGCCCAGTTGCGGGCGGGTCCTGCGCGGCTGGCGCCGGTGACAGGTGTTCCATCCCGTACGATCTCCCGCATCCTGCGCCGGCACGGGGCGCCGCCGTTGGCATGGTTGGACCCCGTCACCGGGGCCGTGATCCGGGCATCCCGGTCAACGGCGCACCGGTATGAGCACGAGCATCCGGGTGATCTGATCCACGTGGACGTGAAGAAGCTCGGGAGGATCCCGGACGGAGGCGGCTGGCGGGTCCACGGGCGCAGCGAGCAGGTCCGCGGCCGCGGGATCGGGTTCGATTACGTCCATGCCGCGGTCGATGACCACACCCGTCTCGCCTACGCGGAGATCCATCCCGATGAGAAAGGCGCGACCGCGGCCGGGTTCCTGACCCGCGCAGCGGCGTACTTCGCCGGGCGCGGGATCACCCGGATCGAGCGGGTCATCACGGACAACGCGTTCGCCTACCGGCACTCGACCGCGTTCAAGAACGCCGTCCAGGACCTGGGCGCGCGGCAGAAGTTCATCCGCCCGCACTGCCCCTGGCAGAACGGCAAGGTCGAGCGCTTCAACCGGACCCTCGCGACCGAGTGGGCCTACCGGCAACCCTTCACCAGCAACCAACACCGCGCCGACGCGCTTGACCCCTTCATCGAGCACTACAACACTGAACGAATCCACTCAAGCCACGGGCTCACGCCCGCGGCCCGAGTGTCACCAACGTCATGA
- the mscL gene encoding large conductance mechanosensitive channel protein MscL has product MKGFKDFILRGNVIDLAVAVVIGAAFTAIVTAIVTNVFNPLIGALFNASTLADAFKVDIPTSTGKPATLLFGAVLAALINFLIVAAVVYFALVVPVNHLKKTAFAKQKAAEEATPKDVPQTETELLIEIRDLLAGRPSAEGAHTIPSSTGQHVAEPGKPA; this is encoded by the coding sequence GTGAAGGGCTTCAAGGACTTCATCCTCCGCGGCAACGTCATCGACCTCGCGGTCGCCGTCGTCATCGGCGCCGCGTTCACCGCGATCGTCACGGCCATCGTCACGAACGTCTTCAACCCGCTGATCGGTGCCCTGTTCAACGCCTCGACGCTGGCCGACGCCTTCAAGGTCGACATCCCGACGTCCACCGGCAAGCCGGCGACGCTCCTCTTCGGCGCCGTCCTGGCTGCGCTGATCAACTTCCTCATCGTCGCCGCGGTCGTGTACTTCGCGCTCGTCGTGCCGGTGAACCACCTCAAGAAGACCGCGTTCGCCAAGCAGAAGGCCGCCGAGGAGGCGACGCCGAAGGACGTGCCGCAGACCGAGACCGAGCTGCTCATCGAGATCCGCGACCTGCTGGCCGGCCGGCCGTCGGCCGAGGGCGCGCACACGATCCCGTCGTCCACCGGTCAGCACGTGGCCGAGCCCGGCAAGCCCGCCTAG
- a CDS encoding FmdB family zinc ribbon protein: MPTYSYRCTVCGNAFDIVQAFTDDSLTECPVCGGKLRKLFAAVGVSFTGSGFYRNDSRTEDAAKRSRSGSGSGSGSGSSSAKSGDSSSSSSSSDSSSSGSSDSSGSSGSGTVGQGSGTVTPSTPSGPASSGSGSSSPST; this comes from the coding sequence ATGCCCACGTACTCCTACCGCTGCACGGTGTGCGGCAACGCCTTCGACATCGTCCAGGCGTTCACCGACGACTCCCTCACCGAGTGCCCCGTGTGCGGTGGCAAGCTCCGCAAGCTGTTCGCCGCGGTGGGCGTGAGCTTCACGGGCAGCGGCTTCTACCGCAACGACTCGCGCACCGAGGACGCGGCGAAGCGGTCGCGGTCGGGGTCGGGATCGGGATCGGGTTCAGGGTCGTCGTCGGCGAAGTCGGGCGACTCGTCGTCCTCGTCGTCGTCCTCCGACTCCTCGTCGTCCGGTTCGTCGGACTCGTCCGGGTCGTCCGGTTCCGGCACCGTCGGCCAGGGCTCCGGTACCGTGACCCCCAGCACCCCCTCCGGTCCCGCGTCCTCGGGCTCCGGCTCGTCCTCGCCGTCCACCTGA
- a CDS encoding 5-formyltetrahydrofolate cyclo-ligase: protein MPSEVGNEKRALRAQLRERRRQMTATERDEAAHGLTSRLTELVANHDASRVACYLSTVDEPTTRPFLQWLHANDRQVLLPVSRNDGLLDWVVSDGTETEGLFGLPEPVGELLGPIAINDVDLIVVPAAAVDQGGMRMGWGRGYFDKTLGSMEACPPVYAVVFDAEFVDELPREKHDMPVDGIVTPTLIHSF from the coding sequence ATGCCGAGCGAAGTCGGGAACGAGAAGAGGGCCCTGCGCGCCCAGCTGCGGGAGCGTCGTCGGCAGATGACCGCGACGGAGCGCGACGAGGCGGCGCACGGCCTGACCAGCCGGTTGACGGAGCTCGTGGCGAACCACGACGCGAGCCGGGTGGCCTGCTACCTGTCCACCGTCGACGAGCCGACCACGCGTCCCTTCCTCCAGTGGCTGCACGCGAACGACCGCCAGGTGCTCCTGCCGGTGTCGCGCAACGACGGCCTCCTCGACTGGGTCGTGAGCGACGGCACGGAGACCGAGGGCCTGTTCGGCCTGCCGGAGCCGGTGGGCGAGCTGCTCGGGCCGATCGCCATCAACGACGTCGACCTCATCGTCGTGCCCGCCGCGGCGGTCGACCAGGGCGGCATGCGCATGGGCTGGGGTCGCGGCTACTTCGACAAGACCCTCGGATCGATGGAGGCCTGTCCCCCGGTCTACGCTGTGGTGTTCGACGCCGAGTTCGTCGACGAGCTCCCGCGGGAGAAGCACGACATGCCGGTCGACGGCATCGTGACCCCGACACTCATCCACTCCTTCTAG
- the galU gene encoding UTP--glucose-1-phosphate uridylyltransferase GalU — protein sequence MVTHITKAVIPAAGLGTRFLPATKAMPKEMLPVVDRPAIQYVVEEAVGAGLHDVLMITGRNKTALENHFDRNAELEATLQLKGDDAKLRKVNESTDLADMHYVRQGDPKGLGHAVLRAEMHVGREPFAVLLGDDIIDKRDVLLSRMIEVQLQRGCSVVALLEVDPAQTHLYGVATVEATDDDDVVRITGMVEKPAAGTAPSNLAIIGRYVLRPEVFDVLHKTEPGKGGEIQLTDALEKMAAAPEWTGGVYGVVFRGRRYDTGDRLDYLKAIVQLGVDHEDLGEGLREWLPEFVKTLER from the coding sequence ATGGTCACCCACATCACTAAGGCCGTCATCCCCGCCGCGGGACTCGGAACGCGATTCCTTCCCGCGACGAAGGCGATGCCGAAGGAGATGCTGCCGGTCGTGGACCGCCCGGCCATCCAGTACGTGGTGGAGGAGGCCGTGGGCGCGGGACTGCACGACGTCCTCATGATCACCGGCCGCAACAAGACCGCCCTCGAGAACCACTTCGACCGGAACGCCGAGCTCGAGGCCACCCTCCAGCTCAAGGGCGACGACGCGAAGCTCCGCAAGGTCAACGAGTCCACCGACCTCGCCGACATGCACTACGTCCGCCAGGGCGACCCCAAGGGCCTCGGCCACGCGGTGCTCCGCGCCGAGATGCACGTGGGCCGCGAGCCGTTCGCCGTGCTCCTCGGCGACGACATCATTGACAAGCGCGACGTGCTCCTCTCGCGCATGATCGAGGTCCAGCTCCAGCGCGGCTGCTCCGTCGTCGCGCTGCTCGAGGTGGATCCCGCGCAGACTCACCTCTACGGCGTCGCCACGGTCGAGGCCACCGACGACGACGACGTCGTGCGCATCACCGGCATGGTCGAGAAGCCCGCCGCCGGCACCGCGCCCTCGAACCTCGCGATCATCGGCCGCTACGTGCTGCGCCCCGAGGTATTCGACGTGCTGCACAAGACGGAGCCCGGCAAGGGCGGCGAGATCCAGCTCACCGACGCGCTCGAGAAGATGGCCGCCGCGCCCGAGTGGACCGGCGGCGTGTACGGCGTGGTCTTCCGCGGCCGCCGCTACGACACGGGCGACCGGCTCGACTACCTGAAGGCCATCGTCCAGCTCGGCGTCGATCACGAGGACCTCGGCGAGGGCCTGCGCGAGTGGCTGCCCGAGTTCGTCAAGACCCTCGAGCGCTGA
- a CDS encoding GNAT family N-acetyltransferase has translation MDVPQTVPTMRDGRISVRPIRLRDSRALERSLLDNRSWLRKWEATSPYVPMAFDTRASIRSLQANGRAGLGVPLVIDYDDEFAGQLNVSSIAYGSLSSATIGYWVGQEFAGRNVTPTAVALATDYCFTTLGLHRMEICIRPENAPSLRVVQKLGFRYEGLRRRYIHINGDWRDHFCFGLVVEELSTSVLVRWKDGGVDPEWSRVPDADVEAAATPLAVQRRI, from the coding sequence ATGGACGTGCCGCAGACCGTACCCACCATGCGGGACGGGCGCATCTCCGTCCGGCCCATCCGGCTCCGCGACTCGCGGGCCCTCGAGCGATCGCTGCTGGACAACCGATCGTGGCTCCGCAAGTGGGAGGCCACGAGCCCCTACGTGCCGATGGCGTTCGACACGCGGGCGAGCATCCGGTCGCTGCAGGCCAACGGCCGCGCCGGCCTCGGCGTGCCGCTCGTCATCGACTACGACGACGAGTTCGCCGGCCAGCTCAACGTGTCGTCCATCGCCTACGGATCGCTCTCGAGCGCGACCATCGGCTACTGGGTCGGCCAGGAGTTCGCGGGCCGGAACGTGACGCCCACGGCCGTCGCGCTCGCGACCGACTACTGCTTCACGACGCTCGGGCTGCACCGGATGGAGATCTGCATCCGCCCGGAGAACGCGCCCAGCCTCCGCGTCGTGCAGAAGCTTGGCTTCCGGTACGAGGGGCTGCGCCGCCGGTACATCCACATCAACGGCGACTGGCGGGACCACTTCTGCTTCGGCCTCGTGGTGGAGGAGCTGTCCACCAGCGTGCTCGTGCGTTGGAAGGACGGCGGCGTGGATCCCGAGTGGTCGCGCGTCCCCGACGCCGACGTCGAGGCGGCCGCGACGCCGCTGGCCGTGCAGCGCCGGATCTGA
- a CDS encoding DUF7059 domain-containing protein produces MPRPAIPSVTIATPEVRALRADLEAAPFTVASALDLWGDAAGKALHRGNRIPARRAVEAARTADGFPAAAVLASLFVLGDPVDADDLRAALPTLGLDGAARLGLIEVDGDRVRPAVDLRPYGFIDAHGVGEWWIASDLGELATGGALDEDHVLGVGGASATLSGLMISAPVATALDLGTGCGIQALHASRHADRVVATDISARALAFAALNAALNGITTIELRLGSLFEPVAGERFDHIVSNPPFVITPRAEGVPAYEYRDAGLVGDALVEGVVADLADHLTPGGIAQLLGNWEHRAGEPGLERVAGWLDRAAARTGSGLDAWIVEREVQDAALYAETWIRDGGTRAGTPESEVLMDAWLDDFAAREVDAVGFGYLTLRRPAAGAPTLRRIERLHGGLGNNPTGLGDHLQASLAAHDALAAVDDRALVGLALVVSVDVTEERHYWPGAEDPTVMTLRQGAGFGREVPLDTGLAALVGTCDGELAVGAIVDAVAQLTGVDAVALRAELLPRVHGLVADGFLTLPGTASDDALADHPARDT; encoded by the coding sequence GTGCCCCGCCCCGCGATCCCGTCCGTGACCATCGCCACCCCGGAGGTCCGGGCGCTGCGCGCCGACCTCGAGGCGGCGCCCTTCACCGTCGCGTCTGCGCTCGACCTGTGGGGCGATGCGGCCGGGAAGGCGCTGCACCGGGGGAACCGGATCCCGGCCCGTCGTGCTGTCGAGGCCGCCCGCACCGCCGACGGGTTCCCCGCGGCCGCCGTGCTCGCGTCCCTGTTCGTGCTGGGCGACCCGGTCGACGCAGACGACCTCCGCGCTGCCCTGCCGACGCTCGGCCTCGACGGCGCCGCGCGTCTCGGCCTCATCGAGGTCGACGGCGACCGGGTCCGCCCGGCGGTCGACCTGCGCCCCTACGGCTTCATCGACGCACACGGCGTCGGCGAGTGGTGGATCGCCTCCGACCTCGGCGAGCTCGCCACCGGCGGCGCGCTCGACGAGGACCACGTGCTCGGCGTCGGCGGCGCGTCCGCGACCCTCAGCGGCCTCATGATCTCCGCGCCCGTCGCCACCGCGCTCGACCTCGGCACCGGCTGCGGGATCCAGGCGCTGCACGCCTCCCGGCACGCCGACCGCGTCGTGGCGACCGACATTTCCGCGCGTGCCCTCGCGTTCGCGGCGCTGAACGCGGCGCTCAACGGGATCACGACCATCGAGCTGCGGCTCGGCAGCCTGTTCGAGCCGGTGGCGGGGGAGCGGTTCGACCACATCGTCTCGAACCCGCCCTTCGTCATCACCCCGCGCGCGGAGGGCGTGCCGGCCTACGAGTACCGCGACGCCGGCCTCGTGGGCGACGCGCTGGTCGAGGGCGTCGTCGCCGACCTCGCGGACCACCTCACGCCCGGCGGCATCGCGCAGCTCCTCGGCAACTGGGAGCACCGCGCCGGGGAGCCCGGCCTCGAGCGCGTCGCGGGGTGGCTCGACCGGGCGGCCGCGCGCACCGGGTCCGGCCTCGACGCGTGGATCGTCGAGCGCGAGGTGCAGGACGCCGCGCTCTACGCCGAGACGTGGATCCGCGACGGCGGCACCCGCGCCGGCACCCCCGAGTCGGAGGTGCTGATGGACGCGTGGCTCGACGACTTCGCCGCGCGCGAGGTGGACGCGGTCGGCTTCGGCTACCTCACCCTCCGCCGGCCGGCAGCGGGGGCGCCGACGCTCCGCCGCATCGAGCGCCTGCACGGCGGACTCGGCAACAACCCCACGGGCCTCGGCGACCACCTCCAGGCCTCGCTCGCCGCGCACGACGCCCTCGCCGCCGTCGACGACCGCGCGCTCGTCGGGCTCGCGCTCGTGGTGTCCGTCGACGTCACGGAGGAGCGGCACTACTGGCCGGGCGCCGAGGATCCCACGGTCATGACGCTCCGCCAGGGCGCGGGCTTCGGCCGCGAGGTGCCGCTCGACACGGGCCTCGCGGCGCTCGTCGGCACGTGCGACGGGGAGCTCGCGGTGGGCGCCATCGTCGACGCCGTCGCGCAGCTCACCGGCGTGGACGCGGTCGCCCTGCGCGCCGAGCTGCTCCCGCGGGTCCACGGGCTCGTCGCCGATGGCTTCCTCACGCTGCCGGGAACGGCGTCCGACGACGCGCTCGCCGACCACCCAGCGCGCGACACCTAG
- a CDS encoding DUF3054 domain-containing protein, protein MTPRTARRAARPEIVRAVVLDAALIVVFVLIGRASHGEDHAPSGVLGTAWPFLAGRLVGWIVARAWRSPSRVAPTGLLVWGVTVVVGMVLRALSGEGVVIPFVITTAIILGLLLLGWRAVSAIVVRRRARA, encoded by the coding sequence GTGACTCCTCGAACAGCCCGCCGCGCCGCCCGCCCTGAGATCGTCCGCGCCGTCGTCCTCGACGCTGCGCTCATCGTCGTCTTCGTGCTCATCGGCCGGGCGAGCCACGGCGAGGACCACGCGCCGTCGGGCGTCCTCGGCACCGCGTGGCCGTTCCTCGCGGGCAGGCTCGTCGGCTGGATCGTCGCCCGGGCCTGGCGCAGCCCCTCGCGCGTCGCGCCCACCGGTCTCCTGGTGTGGGGCGTGACCGTGGTGGTGGGCATGGTGCTCCGGGCGCTCAGCGGCGAGGGCGTGGTGATCCCGTTCGTCATCACGACCGCGATCATCCTGGGGCTCCTCCTGCTCGGCTGGCGCGCGGTCTCGGCCATCGTCGTCCGCCGGCGCGCCCGGGCCTGA
- a CDS encoding LacI family DNA-binding transcriptional regulator produces the protein MRATVKDVAARAGVSPKTVSNVITGRVAVSPVTRERVERAVTELDYVPNLSARGLRNGRTGIIAVALPDLSTAYSAELAHHLVEVAHEAGYSIQMEETGSRPDRERDLMSRAREHLVDGLILNPVLLSRSAIARAESLPPVVVIGEVEQEIVDRVLVDSVQAAYDMTRFLLGTGARRIAAVGTATREESAAGDLRRIGYRRAMEEAGEAPVEIDRTGWNSASGAEAVDSWLSDGNPLPDALFCFTDGLAFGVLRALADHGVRVPEDVQVAGFDDVDQSRFSIPTLTTVHFDIRAYAEAAVGQLVRRIEERDGPPVQLVIPHRVVVRGSTRASA, from the coding sequence ATGCGCGCGACAGTGAAGGACGTCGCCGCGCGTGCCGGCGTCTCCCCGAAGACGGTGTCGAACGTGATCACCGGCCGCGTCGCCGTGAGCCCCGTCACCCGCGAGCGCGTCGAGCGGGCGGTCACGGAACTCGACTACGTGCCGAACCTGTCTGCGCGCGGCCTCCGCAACGGCCGCACCGGGATCATCGCCGTCGCCCTGCCCGACCTCAGCACGGCGTACTCGGCAGAGCTCGCCCACCACCTCGTGGAGGTCGCGCACGAGGCGGGCTACAGCATCCAGATGGAGGAGACGGGCTCGCGGCCCGACCGCGAGCGCGACCTCATGTCCCGTGCGCGCGAGCACCTCGTCGACGGCCTGATCCTCAACCCCGTGCTCCTGTCGCGGAGCGCCATCGCGCGCGCCGAGTCGCTGCCGCCGGTCGTGGTGATCGGCGAGGTCGAGCAGGAGATCGTCGACCGGGTCCTCGTCGACAGCGTCCAGGCCGCGTACGACATGACGCGCTTCCTGCTCGGCACGGGCGCCCGGCGCATCGCCGCGGTCGGCACGGCCACGCGCGAGGAGTCCGCGGCCGGCGACCTCCGCCGCATCGGCTACCGGCGCGCGATGGAGGAGGCGGGCGAGGCGCCCGTCGAGATCGACCGCACGGGGTGGAACAGCGCGTCCGGGGCGGAGGCGGTGGACTCCTGGCTCAGCGACGGCAACCCGCTCCCGGACGCCCTCTTCTGCTTCACCGACGGCCTCGCGTTCGGCGTCCTGCGGGCGCTCGCCGACCACGGGGTGCGCGTGCCCGAGGACGTGCAGGTCGCGGGGTTCGACGACGTCGACCAGTCGCGCTTCTCGATCCCCACCCTCACCACCGTGCACTTCGACATCCGCGCGTACGCGGAGGCGGCCGTCGGCCAGCTGGTGCGCCGGATCGAGGAGCGCGACGGACCGCCCGTCCAGCTCGTCATCCCGCATCGCGTCGTCGTCCGGGGCAGCACGCGCGCATCCGCCTGA